From a single Paramormyrops kingsleyae isolate MSU_618 chromosome 14, PKINGS_0.4, whole genome shotgun sequence genomic region:
- the dicer1 gene encoding endoribonuclease Dicer isoform X2, translating to MNTGRVENPALQLLGMAGLQLVPPTSSSMGPFLGLPWQQEAIHDNIYTPRKYQVELLEAALEHNTIVCLNTGSGKTFIAVLLTKQLSHQIRGDFRGYGKRTVFLANSASSVIQQAAAIRTHSDLQVGEYTSIERTFLWTQEKWNYEMIENQVLVMTCHVFLNILKNGILPLSKVNLLVFDECHLAIVDHPYQEIMTICESNSDCPRILGLTASILNGKCDPSELEEKIQNLEKILKSSAETATDLVVLDRYALQPREVVLDCGPYTDTSGLCQRLLHELDDAIYFLDDCSVPAHREDRDPTFISKQVLSDCRGVLIVLGPWCADKVAGIMVRELQKYVKHEQEDLNRKFLLFTDTILRKVHALCEEHFSPASLDLKFVTPKVIRLLEILKEYKPFERQQFESVEWYNNRNQDNYVSWSDSEDEDEDEEIEVKEKSEASFPSPFTNILCGIIFVERRYTAVVLNRLIKEAGKQDPELAYISSNFITGHSIGKNHPRNKQMEIEFRKQEEVLRKFRAHETNLLIATNIVEEGVDIPKCNLVVRFDLPTEYRSYVQSKGRARAPISNYIMLADTEKTKDFEEDLKTYKAIEK from the exons ATGAACACTGGAAGAGTTGAGAACCCAGCTTTACAACTCCTTGGTATGGCTGGCCTACAGCTTGTACCCCCCACATCGTCATCTATGGGGCCTTTCCTTGGTCTACCATGGCAACAAGAGGCCATCCATGACAACATTTACACACCAAGGAAATATCAG GTTGAACTTCTTGAAGCAGCTCTTGAACACAATACTATAGTCTGCTTAAATACTGGCTCAGGGAAGACCTTTATTGCAGTACTCTTGACAAAACAGCTCTCTCATCAAATTCGGGGAGATTTCCGAGGATATGGCAAAAGAACTGTTTTCCTGGCAAATTCAG catCATCTGTGATCCAGCAAGCAGCTGCTATTAGGACACATTCAGATCTTCAGGTTGGAGAATACACCAGTATTGAGAGGACTTTTCTGTGGACACAGGAGAAGTGGAACTATGAAATGATTGAGAACCAG GTACTTGTTATGACCTGCCATGTTTTCCTAAATATTTTGAAGAATGGAATCTTGCCACTATCTAAAGTCAATCTGCTCGTCTTCGATGAGTGTCACCTTGCAATTGTGGACCACCCGTACCAAGAGATAATGACG ATATGTGAAAGCAATTCAGACTGTCCCCGAATTTTGGGTCTCACTGCTTCTATATTAAATGGTAAATGTGATCCATCAGAGTTGGAGGAAAAGATTCAGAATTTGGAGAAGATCTTGAAAAGCAGTGCAGAAACTGCCACTGACCTTGTTGTCTTGGATAG ATATGCCTTACAGCCTCGTGAGGTCGTGTTGGATTGTGGACCCTACACGGACACAAGTGGACTCTGTCAGAGACTTCTGCATGAGTTGGATGATGCAATTTATTTTCTTGATGACTGCAGTGTACCTGCACATCGAGAGGATCGAGATCCAACATTCATTTCAAAACAG GTACTGAGTGATTGCAGAGGAGTGCTAATTGTGCTTGGCCCCTGGTGTGCAGATAAGGTGGCAGGAATCATGGTGAGGGAACTGCAAAAGTATGTCAAGCATGAGCAAGAGGATTTGAACCGTAAATTCCTATTGTTCACAGACACTATTCTGAGGAAAGTCCATGCACTTTGTGAAGAACATTTTTCACCTGCATCTTTGGACCTTAAGTTTGTCACTCCAAAAGTAATTAGACTGCTGGAGATCCTTAAGGAGTACAAACCCTTTGAACGGCAGCAGTTTGAGAGTGTAGAGTGGTATAACAACCGCAATCAGGATAACTATGTATCGTGGAGTGATTCagaggatgaggatgaggatgaggagaTTGAGGTGAAGGAGAAGTCGGAGGCCAGCTTTCCCTCTCCATTCACTAATATCCTctgtggaattatttttgttgaGAGACGCTACACAGCAGTTGTCCTTAACCG GCTGATAAAGGAAGCTGGGAAGCAGGACCCTGAGCTTGCTTATATCAGCAGTAACTTCATAACTGGGCACAGCATTGGCAAGAATCATCCTCGCAACAAACAAATGGAGATTGAATTCAGAAAACAGGAGGAG GTTCTTCGCAAGTTTCGTGCCCATGAGACTAATTTGCTCATTGCAACTAATATTGTGGAAGAAGGAGTTGATATTCCGAAATGCAACTTGGTAGTTCGTTTTGACTTGCCAACAGAGTATCGTTCCTATGTTCAATCTAAAGGAAGAGCACGGGCCCCCATTTCCAATTACATCATGCTTGCAGACACAGAGAAAACAAAGGATTTTGAGGAAGACTTAAAAACATACAAAGCTATTGAAAAG TAG